In Gracilibacillus salitolerans, the sequence GGCGAAGATATTTTTGATCAAGTTGCCGAGGAGTTAGGTATTCGCCCATTAGGCGCATTTTATCTAGGCACAAGACAAATTAACTATCGAGATGTAGGCAAAGAAATTAGAACTCCAGAAGATATGAAAGGTCTTACTTTAAGAATGCCTGGTAGTCCAACTTGGCTGTTTGTTGGTGAGGCAATGGGGGCTAATCCTACGCCTGTTGATTTTTCAGAATTATATATGGCACTCAATACAGGGACAGTAGATGCTCAAGATAATCCACTTCCGACTGTTAAGAGTGCATCATTTTATGAAGTAACTGACTATGTTTCATTAACTAATCATATCATAGCATCTGTTTGGCCTACGATTAACGAGGATGTGTGGCAAGAAATGGGGGAAGAGTTGCAAGAGAAAATACTGGAAGCAGTTGAAGAGGCTCGTGAATTTGTAGATCAAACTAACTTAGATACGGAAAAAGAAGTGATTGACTTTCTTGAAGCTGAAGGTATAGAAATTATTGAGCCGGATGTTGAAGCGTTTAGTGAACATGTTCAACAGCAATATTTAGATAGTGAGGATATGTCTTCAACATGGGATATGGATTTATATAATCGCATCAAAGAAATGGCAGAATAAGTTTAATTATTGGGAAGCTTACTCAAATAAAAGTTTCCCAATAATTAGGAGGTACCAAGATGAGCAATATTAAAAAGGTTGCAGAATTCCTTCGTAATTGTATAGAAATATATATTCCAACTATTACGCTGTCAATCATGTTGATTGCATTTATCATTCAAATCTTCACCAGATATATATTAAACGATCCGGTGACTTGGACATATGAAGTAACAACAATAGGTTTTATATGGACCATCTTGCTTGGATCTTCTTTTGCGAGAAAAACAGCTGAGCATGTTGATTTTGGTGTGATTTATGATCTGTTTAATGAAAGATGGAAAAGACTCTCTAGAATTTTTGTGAATGTACTATTAGTTGTGTTATTGGGGGTCTTAATTGTACCTGTTTATGAATATCTTGAATTTCAATCTACACAATATTCACATGTGTTAAGAATTCCTATGAATCTAGCCTATGCTCCATTTTTAATATTGATCATTTCCATATTCATCTATTCATTTGTAGAAATCGTAAAAGATATTCAAAGTATGATACGGAATACGAAGCAACATTATTTGAAATAGGAGGTGAGCTTTATGGATAGCATATTTCTCTTAACCTTAGTTGTTTTTATAATAAGTTTTATCCTCAAAATGCCTGTAGCTATAGGGATGATCATAAGCTCTGTCTTTTACTTTCTTGCTAATGGTCGAGATGTTAGCCAAGTATCAGAGATAATGCTCACAAACCTGGAAAGTTCATATGTCATTTTGGTAGTTCCCCTATTTATTTTAGCTGCAAATGTTATGAATTCAGGCTCGGTGACAGATCGAATATTCACATTCGCTAATTCTTTGGTAGGAAGGTATAAGGGTGGTTTAGGTCATGTGAATGTTGTGGCTTCTTGTATCTTCTCTGGTATGACCGGTTCTGCCATTGCAGATGCAGCTGGACTTGGAAAAATGGAAATAGAAACAATGAGAAAAAAGGGGTATGATGGTGGCTTCAGTGCCGCAATAACAGCAGCTTCTTCGACGATCGGTCCAATATTCCCACCAAGTGTTCCTTTAGTCATTTATGCAATGTTATCCGGTGCTTCAATAGGTGCTTTATTTCTAGCAGGAATTATACCAGGTTTACTCATAGGATTAGCACTAATGATATATATTATGTTCATTGCTAGAATAAGAAACTTTCCAGCGGGAGATCGCCCAAAATTCAAACAATTTTTAATCGATTCTTTCAGGGCTTTACCAGCATTGTTAACTCCCTTAATTATTTTATTAGGTATTTATAGTGGGGTTATGACTCCTACTGAGGCTGGGGCAGTTGCTGTTCTATATGCAATTCTAATTTCTTTATTTTTATATCGCTCCATGGGCTTCAAAAAACTCCTAGAAGTTCTTGCTGATACTGTGAAGACTTCTGGCAGTATTGGTTTGATAGCTGGAGCAGCATTTTGTTTTTCTTATATTGTTGCTTACGAACAAGTGCCAGCAATAATTGCTGATTTTATTCTTGCTTATACGGATAACGTTATAATTTTCCTTTTAATTATTAATATATTTTTCTTAATCATGGGAATGTTTATAGATACGATGATTATGACATTGGTGTTTATTCCAGTAGTATTGCCGTTAGTGGAGCAATTGGGAATTGACCCCGTTCATTTTGGTGTTGTAATCGTCCTTAACATGATGATTGGATTATCAACTCCACCTTTTGGGATGCTACTTTTTGTGGTGTCCGGTATCTCTGGAATTAAGCTAAATATCATTATGAAAGAAATTTTCCCTATGATTCTTGTAATGTTAGCTGTACTTGGAATAGTGACTTATATACCACAAATTTCAACGTTTTTACCAAATCTGCTTGGATATTAGAATGAAAAGGAGAGATTTAATGAATAGTGACATTACTAATGGTGTGTGGCCAACAATGATAACCCCCTTTACAAATGAAAATGAAGTTGACTACCAAGGATTAGAACGATTAATAGAATGGTATATGCAGCGTAAGGTTAATGGATTGTTTGCAGTTTGCCAATCTAGTGAAGTATTTTATTTATCTTTAAATGAAAGGCTGGAACTAGCAAAGTTTATTGTTGATAAGGTAGATGGTCGGATTCCAGTAATTGCAGGTAGTAATATTTCTCCGAGTATTCCAGACCAAATAGAAGAGATAAAAGCAATGGCACAAACTGGTATCACTGCCACAGTATTATTGGCAAATCGTTTAGCATCATCAAATGACACTGAACAGGTGTGGAAAGAGAATTTAAGTAGGATTCTTGATGAAATTCCTCAGATTAAGTTTGGTCTATATGAGTGCCCATATCCTTACCATCGATTGATATCTGCCAAAACATTACAATGGGTAGCAAAAACGAATCGATTTCTGTTTATCAAAGAAACAAGTTGTGATCTAGATACGATTAAATCAAAGTTAGATGCAGTTGAACATAGTGATTTGAAAATCTTTAACGCTAATTCGGCAACATTAATGAAATCACTAGAATTAGGTGTTTCTGGGTATAGTGGAATTATGGCGAATATTCATCCGGAACTATATGTCTGGTTGGTAGAAAATTGGTCAAAAGACTCAGAAAAAGCTAAAGAACTGCAGTATTTTCTAAGTGTAGCTGCGGTATTTGAAAATCAGCTCTATCCGAATAATGCAAAGTATTATCTTAACTTAGAAGGACTTAATTTAGCTGACAAAAGTCGTGTTCATTTTAATAAAAATTTAAAACCTTCACATAGAATTGAGATTGAACATTTGAGAAGTTTAACGAAAGAGTATATTAATAGATTGAAAAATGTTTGAGTGTAACAATCAGACATTTGGAATAGTAGATTAAAAATGCACTTAGAATTGCATGTAGCTTAAATGATAAAAGTGTTACTCCAAATAGATCTCCCAATAAACATTATTTCATTTTTGATAAGAAGGTGTGAAGAAAGGTTTGGAACTTAGGGAAGGGAGATGTAAAGATGAAAAGAGTAACGATTCGATGTGCAATGACTATTTTATTGTCATCTTTATTCTTAATCGGACAAGGAACAGACATCATTAATGCAGAGGAAATGGATGTTGCCAGTACTCCTATGCTAGAGCGAATTCAATACAATAATTCAGATCTTGTTGTTGATTTAGGAATTGGGGCTTGGTCGCATCCTTTACCAATGGATTATGACGATGACGGTGATTTAGACCTATTAGTATCAGGAATTGATAAGCCTTATCATGGTCTGTATTTTTTTGAAAACGTAAGTGGTGATGTAAAACATCCCATTTTCAAAGAGGCAGTACGAGTAAGTCATGGATTAGATAATGTTACGATTTCCTATAATGGAAATGAACCAATTGTGACAACCCCTGGTAGAATTTATCCAAATGTAAAGGAAACGGGTCTTTATCCAAGCGAACCTATTCCTTTTGAAGGAGAAGTCCATCCTACGGACACGTTTCTTCGCGGAGAACAATGGAGCTTTGTAGACTATAACGGCAATGGTGTACTAGATTTAATTGTTGGAGTAGGAGACTGGGATGATTACGGATGGGATAATGCTTTTAATGAAAACGGTGAATGGACAAATGGTCCGTTACATGGATACGTTTATTATATTGAGAACCTAGGAACTAACGAAACTCCAAATTATAGTGAACCGGTGAAAATAGAAGCAGGCAGTAATCCAATTGATGTTTATGGAAAACCATCGCCTGTTGTAACTGATTTTAATGGTAATGGAAAGTTAGATATTATTACTGGTGAACATTTAGATAAATTAACGTTCTTTGAAAATATAGGTACTAGAACCGAACCAGTTTATGCAGAAGGAAAATACCTAGAAAATAATAATGGTACCATAACGATGGATCTACAAATGCTTGTCGTTTCTGCTATTGATTGGACAAAAAATGGCCATATGGATTTGATCGTCGGACAGGAAGATGGAAGAGTTGCATTAATTGAAAATACAGGAGAAGTTGTCAATGGGATGCCTGTATTTGAGGAACCATACTTTTTTCAGCAACATGCAAATAATTTGAAAATTGGTATATTAGCGACACCTGATAGTTTTGACTGGGATGGAGATGGAATTGAAGACTTAATTGTAGGTGACTCAGCTGGACGAATTAGTTTTGTTAAGAATCTTGATGGTGGGTTAAATCCAACATGGGCAGCACCTCAATATTTAGAAGCTGATGGTGAAGAGATTCGTCGACAAGCAGGTGAAAGCGGCTCTATTCAGGGACCCGCAGAAGCAAAATGGGGATACACTGTCGTGAAAGTAGTGGATTGGAATCATGATAGCCTTCCTGATATTATTGCTAACGATATATGGGGGAAAGTTCACTGGTATGAGAATGTGGGCACTCTTACCGATCCTGTATTAACCGCAGCTCAACCTATTGAAGTAGAGTGGGAAGGAAGTCCACCGAAACCAGAATGGAATTGGTGGGATCCTGAAGGGGATAGTTTGGTAACACAGTGGAGAACAACGCCTTATGTGATTGATTTAAATGAAGATGGATTAAATGACTTAGTAATGCTTGACCAT encodes:
- a CDS encoding dihydrodipicolinate synthase family protein yields the protein MNSDITNGVWPTMITPFTNENEVDYQGLERLIEWYMQRKVNGLFAVCQSSEVFYLSLNERLELAKFIVDKVDGRIPVIAGSNISPSIPDQIEEIKAMAQTGITATVLLANRLASSNDTEQVWKENLSRILDEIPQIKFGLYECPYPYHRLISAKTLQWVAKTNRFLFIKETSCDLDTIKSKLDAVEHSDLKIFNANSATLMKSLELGVSGYSGIMANIHPELYVWLVENWSKDSEKAKELQYFLSVAAVFENQLYPNNAKYYLNLEGLNLADKSRVHFNKNLKPSHRIEIEHLRSLTKEYINRLKNV
- a CDS encoding TRAP transporter large permease, which encodes MDSIFLLTLVVFIISFILKMPVAIGMIISSVFYFLANGRDVSQVSEIMLTNLESSYVILVVPLFILAANVMNSGSVTDRIFTFANSLVGRYKGGLGHVNVVASCIFSGMTGSAIADAAGLGKMEIETMRKKGYDGGFSAAITAASSTIGPIFPPSVPLVIYAMLSGASIGALFLAGIIPGLLIGLALMIYIMFIARIRNFPAGDRPKFKQFLIDSFRALPALLTPLIILLGIYSGVMTPTEAGAVAVLYAILISLFLYRSMGFKKLLEVLADTVKTSGSIGLIAGAAFCFSYIVAYEQVPAIIADFILAYTDNVIIFLLIINIFFLIMGMFIDTMIMTLVFIPVVLPLVEQLGIDPVHFGVVIVLNMMIGLSTPPFGMLLFVVSGISGIKLNIIMKEIFPMILVMLAVLGIVTYIPQISTFLPNLLGY
- a CDS encoding TRAP transporter small permease, which codes for MSNIKKVAEFLRNCIEIYIPTITLSIMLIAFIIQIFTRYILNDPVTWTYEVTTIGFIWTILLGSSFARKTAEHVDFGVIYDLFNERWKRLSRIFVNVLLVVLLGVLIVPVYEYLEFQSTQYSHVLRIPMNLAYAPFLILIISIFIYSFVEIVKDIQSMIRNTKQHYLK
- a CDS encoding sialic acid TRAP transporter substrate-binding protein SiaP; the protein is MLKTKKLFLLLVLLLAFNIVLIGCNSETSSNSESGNDTEGNNDGDSNEIEEEAEEEKTFELNFSTASVPNDAHTEGLNVLKESIEEKTDGQIKVNIHHSGSLYTQENEADALIRGNLEMAYTGAEWLAEELPFLSMFTAAYLYKDYDHMTSVLNGEIGEDIFDQVAEELGIRPLGAFYLGTRQINYRDVGKEIRTPEDMKGLTLRMPGSPTWLFVGEAMGANPTPVDFSELYMALNTGTVDAQDNPLPTVKSASFYEVTDYVSLTNHIIASVWPTINEDVWQEMGEELQEKILEAVEEAREFVDQTNLDTEKEVIDFLEAEGIEIIEPDVEAFSEHVQQQYLDSEDMSSTWDMDLYNRIKEMAE